The nucleotide sequence TGACCTGTGCCCCCGGGTGTGACCTGTGGCCTCTGGCTGTGTCCTGTGCCCCCGGGTGTGACCTGTGGCCTCTGGCTGTGACCTGTGCCCCCGGGCGTGACCTTTGCCCCCGGGTGTGACCTGTGGCCTCTGGCTGTGACCTGTGCCCCGGGCGTGACCTGTGGCCCCCGGGCTTGGCCTGTGGCCTCCGGCTGTGACCTGTGGCCCCGGGCGTGACCTTTGCCCTGTGTTGCAGCCCCCCTTTGTGGTGACGCTGGATGAGGTGGAGCTGGTCCACTTTGAGCGCGTGCAGTTCCACCTGAAGAACTTTGACATGGTGATCGTGTACAAGGATTACAGCAAGAAGGTCACCATGATCAACGCCATCCCCGTCGCATCCCTCGACCCCATCAAGGAATGGCTCAAGTACGTCTGTAGCACCGGgtgtggggggttgtgtgtgtatgtggggggtgggtgtgggtgtgtgtgtatgtggggggtgggtgtgggtgtgtgtgtgtgtggggggtgggtgtgcgggaggtgtgtgtgtggggggtgggtgtggggaggtgtgtgtgtatgtggggggtgggtgtgggtgtgtgtgtgtgtggagggtgggtgtgggtgtgtgtgtatgtagtgggtgtgggggagtggtgtgtgggggaggtgtgtgtgtgtgtgggggggtgaggaccgagatgggaaaaacatttttcacgcagagagtggtgaatctgtggaattctctgccacagaaggtagttgaggccacagttcattggctatatttaagagggagttagatgtggcctttgtggctaaagggatcagggggtatggagagaaggcaggtacaggatactgagttgaatgatcagccatgatcgtattgaatggcagtgcaggctcgaagggccgaatggcctactcctgcacctaatttctatgtttctatttgaagccctcaggttctccaaacgatgctgtccctcctcgactatttaaagaggttttccccaCTGCACGACAGGAAATGTAGTCCATCATCCACACAGTGCCTACAACTCCCATGAGCCACCAGGGAGTGGTTCCCGTATTGAACGCTTGTACGTTTCCAAGGCCGATGTCTCTTGTGTATCGGCGGCCTCCATGCGGCTGGTGCCATGCTCACACCGCTGCCTGGTGCGAGTGGACTTTATCCCAGCGCACACACAGGCAGGTCCATGTATTGGCATTTTAACAACCAGCTGCTGGTGGATCACCGACTGCGGGATTCGTTCAGGAAGTTCTGGGTGAAGTGGAGAGAGCGCAGGGGCGTTTCcgttccctaaggcagtggtgggacgtGGGGAAGGCTTACGTCCGTCTGTTTTGCCACGACTATGCGAGGGGGTCGACCAAAGGGCGGGTCTCTGAGATAAGACGGCTTGAGAGAGAGTTGCTCGACTCGGAGGCTCGCCTGCATCGGACTGGTGGGGTACATGGAGAGGTAAtgacagggcaggtacatggacaggtaataacagggcaggtacatggacaggtaatgacagggcaggtacatggacaggtaatgacagggcaggtacatggacaggtaatgccacagggcaggtacatggacaggtaaaggcacagggcaggtacatggacaggtaatgacacagggcaggtacatgcagaggtaatgacacagggcaggtacatggagaggtaatgacacagggcaggtacatggacaggtaataacagggcaggtacatggacaggtaatgacagggcaggtacatggacaggtaatgacagggcaggtacatggacaggtaatgacagggcaggtacatggacaggtaatgacagggcaggtacatggacaggtaatgacagggcaggtacatggacaggtaatgacagggcaggtacatggacaggtaatgacacagggcaggtacatggacaggtaatgccacagggcaggtacatggacaggtaatgacagagggcaggtacatggacaggaaatggacaggtaatgacacagggcaggtacatggagaggtaaTGACACAGGGCAGGTAATGTCAGGGCGGGtacagggcaggtacatggacaggtaatggcacagggcaggtacatggacaggtaatgacacagggcaggtacatggacaggtaatgacagggcaggtacatggacaggtaatgacaCATGGGGCAGGTACATGGCCAGGTAATgacacagggcaggtacatggacaggtaatgacacagggcaggtacatggagaggtaatgacacagggcaggtacatggagaggtaatgacacagggcaggtacatggacaggtaatgacacagggcaggtacatggccaggtaatgacacagggcaggtacatggacaggtaatgacacagggcaggtacatggccaggtaatgacacagggcaggtacatggacaggtaatgacacagggcaggtacatggacaggtaatgacagggcaggtacatggagaggtaatgacacagggcaggtacatggacaggtaatgacaCGGGGCAGGTACATGCAGAGGTAATgacacagggcaggtacatggagaggtaatgacacagggcaggtacatggacaggtgatgacatagaaacatagaaattaggtgcaggagtaggccattcggcccttcgagcctgcaccgccattcaatatgatcatggctgatcatccaactcagtatcccgtacctgccttctctccataccctctgatccccttggccacaagggccacatctaactccctcttaaatatagccaattaactggcctcaactaccctctgtggcagagagttccagagattcaccactctctgtgtgaaaaaagttcttctcatctcggttttaaaggatttcccccttatccttaagctcctTATGACAGCAGGGTGCTCCAGCTCCACCTGCTATGAACTGATCCCTCATGCAGCCGCTGGGCTCTGGAGGGGTGGGAGTTGTGCTCTTTGCTCTGAGCTCACTGCGTTCCTCAGCGGCCACAACAGACATCAAGGAGAGAACATCGCCAGCTTGCACAACCAGATCACTGCCTGTGACACCATCCTGGAAGTAGGTGGGTGCGGGCACAGCCTCGGGGGCATTGCCACAGTTATACTGGCAGGGTTGTGGCCAGCGACTACACTGGGCTGCTCTTGTAAGGAGgtcaacgaggatgttgccaggactagagggtgtgagctgtggggagaggttgagtagactgggtctctattccatggagcgcaacaGGATCAAGGGAGATGTTATAGAAatgtccaaaatcatgagaggaatagatcgggtagacgcacaggccaacaatgtcctatctaccctagtcccacttgcctgcgcttggtccataaccctccatttagaacaaagacttggaaacattttttctcacagtggtgagtctgtggaattctctgcctcagagggcggtggaggccacccATTTCAAACCCCGACCCACCCTAAACCTACCCACCCAGTATCCCGTTCttaccttctccccagatcccttgactccgctatctttaagagccctatctagctctctcttgagattccagagaaccggcctccaccaccctctgaggcagagaattccacagactcacaactctcagggtgagaaagtgtttcctcatctccgttcaaaatggcttaccccttattcttaaattgtggcccctggttctggactcccccaacattgggaacatgtttcctgcctccaattccctaacaatcttaaatgtttcaatgagatcccatctcacccttccagagtgtacaagcccagccgctccattctatcaacatatgacagtcccgccatcccgggaattaaccttgtgaacctacactgcactccaacctctccctacagctcacaccctctagtactctcaagagggagctagatagggatcttaaaaatagctgagtcaggggatatggggagaaggcaggaacggggtactgattggggatgatcagccatgatcacattgaatggtgctgctggcttgaagggccgaatggcctgctccactctctgtgtctctgtctatcCTGTACAACAGGTGAGATACAGGTACGGCCTCTCTCTGTCACTGACCAATACCAGGTTGGAAATACAAGTGTGGCATCTCTCTCTGTGTAACTTCTCTACAATGgaggcacggtgtcgcagcgggtaGTGTAGAATGTCATCAGTTGCCACCCATTGGTTGGCGTTCGCGGGGTAAAGTACAAGGGATCAGCGCTCCACTGCAAATGGTTGACCGTTCTGCTTGTCGTTTGTGCAGGCCGTTTCAAAGATCAGGGAGTTTATTCTGCAGAAGCTCTATTCATTTCGCAAACCCATGACCAACTACCAGGTTCCTCAGAACGCACTGTTGAAATACAGATATGgcacttctgtgtgtgtgtgtgtgtctgtcctgtACAACAGGTGAGATACAGGTACGGCCTCTCTCTGTCCCCGTCAAGTAACAGAACTGAGGCACAGGTAAGTCATCTCCCTATcttaaaagattgttaagggcttggacacgctagaggcaggaaacatgttctcgatgttaggggagtccagaagcaggggccacagtttaagaataaggagtaagccatttagaacgaagacgaggaaacactttttctcacagagagtggtgagtgtgtggaattctctgcctcagagggaaatGGAACcaggttctctgcatgctttcaagagagagcgagttaagggctcttaaaaatagcgaagtcagttgatattaggagaaggcaggaacggggtactgattggggatgatcagccatgatcacattgaatggcggtgctggttcgaagggccaaatggcctgctcctgcacctattgtctattgtctgccccATACAAGATGTGAGATACAGGTGCCACATCTCTCATATTCCCCCTCGacgccatccaaggacccaaacagtctttccaggtgaggcagaggttcacctgcacctcctccaatctcatatactgtatccgctgttccaggtgtcaacttctctacatcggcgagatcaagcgcagactcggcgatcgtttcgctgaacacctccgctcagtccacctaaacctacctgatatatcgttggctcagcacctcaactccccctcccattcccaatctgacctttctgtcctgggcctcctccatgtcagagtgaggccagcgcaaattggaggaacagcccctcgtatttcgcttgggtagtttacaccccagcggtatgaacattgacttctctaacttcagatagcccgtgctttccctctccctccatcccctcccccttcccagttctcccactagtctttctgtctcccactacattctatccctgtcccaccccctcccctgacatcagcctgaagaaaggtctcgacccgaaacgtcacccattcattcactcaagagatgctgcctcaccctcactgagttactcgagcattttgtgtctgccacatCTCTCTATCCCTGTCACGAGAACTGAGATACAGGTAAGTCATCTCTCCGTCCCTGTCCCATATCAGGACTGAGGTACAGGTGACACATCTCTCTGCCCCTGTCCTGTCCCAGGActgagatacaggtacaatgtCTCCcaatacctatttcaatcaatacctatatatctcccaaaaaagtttttcaaaaaattggactcagacattacaaattttatatgggattataaatcccatagaatacaaatagcacacctcaataaacgaaaagagttggggggtctagcgctccctaattttatgtattataattgggcagtaaatattaaaaatatgattcacctgctggacaattctgcccagcaggcggattggatggtaatggaaaaaggggactgctccccgagtaatataggagcgaccatcctctcaccaataaatttgaataataaaaattataataaaaatccaattatacataacacaattagaacatggaaacaaataaaacagaatttaaaattaagaaacctatctcttttaataccaatagtcaataatccatcgtttaaaccatcaatcatagacaaatcatttatacaatgggaaagaatgggaatcaaaacgctcgaagatctgtatgaattggggaaattactatcatttcaacaactacaactgaaatataatttgaaaaataaccaatattttaaatatcttcaaattcgtgattatctgaaaaaacacacacaagactatcataaccatataacaattacagcacggaaacaggccatctcggccctacaagtccatgccgaacaaattttttccccttagtcgcacctgcctgcattcgcaccataaccctccattcccttctcatccatatgcctatccaatttatttttaaatgatactaatgaacctgcctccaccacttccactgggagctcattccacaccgccaccactctctgcgtaaagaagttccccctcatattacccctaaacttctgtccgttaattctgaagtcatgtcctcttgtttgaatcttccctattctcaaagggaaaagcttgtccacatcaactctgtctatccctctcatcattttaaagacctctatcaggtccccccttaacattctgcgctccagagaataaagacctaacttattcaacctatctctgtaacttagttgttgaaacccaggcaacattctagtaaatctcctctgtactctctctattttgttgacatccttcctataattgggcgaccaaaattgtacaccatactccagatttggtctcaccaatgccttgtacaattttaacattacatcccagcttctatactcaatgctctgatttataaaggctagcataccaaaagctttctttaccaccctatctatatgagattccaccttcaaggaactatgcacggttatacccagatccctctgttcaactgtattcttcaattccctaccatttaccatgtacgtcctattttgatttgtcctgccaaggtgtagcacctcacatttatcagcattaaactccatctgccatctttcagcccattttttccaaatggcctaaatcactctgtagactttggaaatcctcttcattatccacaacaccccctatcttggtatcatctgcatacttactaatccaatttaccacaccttcatccagatcattgatgtacatgacaaacaacaaaggacccaacacagatccctgaggcaccccactagtcacctgcctccaacccgataaacagccatccaccattaccctctggctcctcccattcagccactgttgaatccatcttgctattcctgcatttatacccaacagttgaaccttcttaaccaaccttccatgaggaaccttgtcaaaggccttactaaagtccatatagacaacatccactgctttaccctcgtcaatttccctagtaacctcttcaaaaaattcaagaagattagtcaaacatgaccttccaggcacaaatccatgttgactgctcctaatcagaccctgtttatctagatgcttatatatattgtctctaagtatcttttccattaatttgcccaccactgaagtcaaactaacaggtctataattgctaggtttactcttagaaccctttttaaacaatggaacaacatgcgcagtacgccaatcctcggggactattcccgtttctaatgacatttgaaatatttctgtcatagccccggctatttcaacactaacttccctcaatgtcctagggaatatcctgtcaggacctggagacttatccacttttatatttttcaaaagtgtcagtacttcttttactttgaacctcatagtatccatagctactctactagtttcccttacctcacataattcaatatccttctccttggtgaataccgaagaaaaaaaattgttcaatatctcccccatctcttttggctctgcagatagctgtccactctgtctctccaatggaccaattttatccctccttatccttttgctattaatatagctgtagaaactctttggattgactttcaccttacttgccaaagcaacctcatatcttcttttagcttttctaatttatttcttaagattctttttacattccttatactcctcaagcacctcatttacttcatgctgcctataattattgtagatctccctctttttccgaacaaggtgtccaatttcccttgaaaaccagggctctttccaatttttactgtttcctttcaaccgaagaggaacataaagattctgtactcttaaaatttcccctttaaatgtcctccatttctcttctacatctttcccataaaacaaaatgtcccagttcactccttttaaatcatctcgcatcgcatcaaagttagcctttctccaatcaaaaatctcaaccctcggTCCAGTTCTGAcactctccatagttatattgaaactaatggcattgtgatcactggacccgaagtgctccccaacgcatacctccgccacctgtccagtctcatttcctaacaggaggtccagcacttcccctcctctagtaggtacctctatgtattgctgcaaaaaactatcctgcacacattttacaaactccaacccatccagcccatttacagaatgtgtttcccagtctatgtgtggaaagttgaaatctcccacaatcactaccttg is from Leucoraja erinacea ecotype New England unplaced genomic scaffold, Leri_hhj_1 Leri_1444S, whole genome shotgun sequence and encodes:
- the LOC129715836 gene encoding FACT complex subunit SPT16-like; translation: MLQPTSSSLVNVTEWPPFVVTLDEVELVHFERVQFHLKNFDMVIVYKDYSKKVTMINAIPVASLDPIKEWLKFFYQFLLANEHQVAKEIWDEYVDSVSKIYLS